A portion of the Acidobacteriota bacterium genome contains these proteins:
- a CDS encoding fumarate reductase/succinate dehydrogenase flavoprotein subunit, producing MTLDPKIPSGPLADKWDRHRFDSKLVNPANRRKHTVIVVGTGLAGASAAASLGELGYNVLSFCIHDSARRAHSIAAQGGINAAKNYQNDGDSIWRLFYDTIKGGDYRAREANVYRLAQMSVNIIDQCVAQGVPFAREYGGQLDNRSFGGAQVSRTFYARGQTGQQLLLGAYQSMMRQVAKGSVSMFTQREMLDVVIIDGKARGIICRNLVTGELERYVADAVCLATGGYGTAYYLSTNAVNSNVTAAWRAHKRGAYFANPCFTQIHPTCIPVTGSDQSKLTLMSESLRNDGRVWVPKKQHDTRHPNDIPESERDYYLERKYPSFGNLVPRDVASRNAKAACDEGRGVGDSGLAVYLDFKNAIDRLGHGTVAGRYGNLFDMYRKITDEDPYKEPMRMYPAIHYTMGGLWVDYNLMSTVPGLHVLGEANFSDHGANRLGASALMQGLADGYFVIPYTLAHYIASTPVEKVTTDHDAFKEAEHAVQTRISALLTVKGSKTPRQLHRELGKLLWDEVGMSRTDAGLKRALARIPQLRDEFWQNVSVPGDKNNLNKNLEYAGRVADYLEFGELLARDALHRTESCGGHFREESQTPDGEAKRDDENFAYAAAWEFRGVGTAHELHKEQLVFENVKPSQRSYK from the coding sequence ATGACCCTCGACCCCAAAATCCCTTCCGGACCGCTTGCCGACAAGTGGGACCGCCATCGCTTCGACAGCAAACTGGTCAATCCCGCCAACCGCCGCAAACACACCGTCATCGTCGTCGGCACCGGACTGGCGGGCGCCTCGGCAGCGGCGTCGCTTGGTGAGTTGGGCTACAACGTCCTGAGCTTCTGCATCCACGACAGCGCACGACGCGCGCACAGCATTGCGGCACAGGGCGGGATCAACGCCGCGAAGAACTACCAGAATGACGGCGACAGCATCTGGCGCCTCTTCTACGACACCATCAAGGGCGGCGACTACCGCGCCCGCGAAGCGAACGTGTACCGGCTGGCGCAGATGAGCGTCAACATCATCGACCAGTGCGTGGCGCAGGGTGTGCCGTTCGCGCGTGAATACGGCGGCCAGCTCGACAACCGATCATTTGGTGGCGCCCAGGTCTCGCGTACCTTCTATGCCCGCGGCCAGACCGGCCAGCAACTGCTGCTCGGCGCCTACCAGTCGATGATGCGACAGGTGGCCAAGGGCTCCGTCAGCATGTTCACGCAGCGCGAAATGCTTGACGTGGTCATCATCGACGGCAAGGCCCGCGGCATCATCTGCCGCAATCTCGTCACCGGCGAACTCGAGCGGTATGTGGCCGACGCGGTGTGCCTGGCCACCGGTGGCTACGGGACGGCGTATTACCTCTCCACCAACGCCGTGAACTCCAACGTCACGGCAGCGTGGCGCGCGCACAAGCGTGGGGCCTACTTCGCCAACCCCTGCTTCACACAGATTCATCCGACCTGTATTCCCGTTACGGGCAGCGACCAGTCGAAGCTCACGCTGATGTCCGAGTCGCTCCGCAACGACGGCCGCGTGTGGGTGCCGAAGAAGCAGCACGACACCCGGCATCCCAACGACATCCCCGAATCCGAGCGCGACTATTACCTCGAGCGCAAATACCCGAGCTTCGGCAACCTCGTGCCTCGCGACGTGGCCTCGCGCAACGCCAAAGCTGCGTGCGACGAAGGCCGCGGCGTGGGCGACAGCGGCCTGGCCGTCTACCTCGACTTCAAGAACGCCATCGACCGCCTCGGTCACGGCACCGTGGCCGGCCGTTACGGCAACCTCTTCGACATGTATCGCAAGATCACCGACGAAGACCCGTACAAAGAGCCGATGCGCATGTATCCGGCCATCCACTACACGATGGGCGGCCTCTGGGTGGACTACAACCTGATGAGCACCGTGCCGGGCCTGCACGTGCTGGGTGAAGCGAACTTCTCGGACCATGGCGCCAACCGCCTGGGCGCAAGCGCGTTGATGCAGGGGCTGGCCGACGGCTACTTCGTCATCCCGTACACGCTGGCGCACTACATCGCGTCCACGCCCGTGGAGAAGGTCACCACCGACCACGACGCATTCAAGGAAGCCGAGCACGCCGTGCAGACGCGCATCAGCGCACTGCTCACGGTGAAGGGCTCAAAGACGCCCCGGCAGCTCCACCGCGAACTGGGCAAGCTGCTGTGGGACGAAGTGGGCATGTCGCGCACCGACGCCGGCCTCAAGCGCGCTCTGGCGCGCATTCCGCAACTGCGCGACGAATTCTGGCAAAACGTCTCGGTGCCCGGCGACAAGAACAACCTCAACAAGAACCTGGAGTATGCCGGCCGCGTGGCCGACTACCTCGAGTTTGGCGAACTCCTGGCGCGTGATGCGCTGCACCGCACCGAATCCTGCGGCGGGCACTTCCGCGAAGAAAGCCAGACACCCGACGGCGAAGCGAAGCGTGACGACGAGAATTTTGCCTATGCGGCGGCGTGGGAGTTCCGCGGCGTGGGCACCGCGCATGAGCTGCACAAAGAACAGCTCGTCTTTGAAAATGTGAAGCCGTCGCAGCGGAGTTACAAGTGA